One segment of Apus apus isolate bApuApu2 chromosome 1, bApuApu2.pri.cur, whole genome shotgun sequence DNA contains the following:
- the RAB9A gene encoding ras-related protein Rab-9A, giving the protein MAAKSSLLKVILLGDGGVGKSSLMNRYVTNKFDAQLFHTIGVEFLNKELEVDGHFVTMQIWDTAGQERFRSLRTPFYRGSDCCLLTFSVDDSQSFQNLSNWKKEFIYYADVKEPESFPFVILGNKVDIDDRQVSTEEAQDWCRNNGNHPYFETSAKDATNVAAAFEEAVRRVLASEDRSDHFIQTDTVNLHRKPKPSSSCC; this is encoded by the coding sequence ATGGCAGCAAAATCATCACTCCTTAAAGTAATACTGCTAGGAGATGGTGGAGTCGGGAAGAGCTCCCTTATGAACAGATACGTCACCAACAAGTTTGATGCACAGCTGTTTCATACAATAGGTGTGGAATTCTTAAATAAAGAGTTGGAAGTTGATGGACATTTTGTTACAATGCAGATATGGGACACGGCAGGTCAGGAACGTTTTCGGAGCTTGCGGACTCCTTTCTATAGAGGTTCTGACTGTTGTCTGCTAACCTTCAGCGTGGATGACTCTCAAAGCTTCCAAAACTTAAGCAACTGGAAGAAAGAATTCATTTATTATGCAGACGTCAAGGAGCCTGAAAGTTTTCCGTTTGTGATATTGGGTAACAAAGTTGATATTGATGACAGGCAAGTGTCTACAGAAGAAGCCCAAGACTGGTGCAGGAATAATGGCAACCATCCGTATTTTGAAACCAGTGCAAAAGATGCCACCAATGTTGCAGCAGCCTTTGAAGAAGCAGTTAGAAGAGTGCTAGCCTCTGAAGACAGATCAGATCACTTTATTCAAACAGATACAGTAAACCTTCATCGGAAACCGAAACCCAGTTCATCTTgttgttga
- the TCEANC gene encoding transcription elongation factor A N-terminal and central domain-containing protein isoform X1, with product MILCSGLKMSDLKNIVHRTHCIEKLLSEKNFEDVEHHLKELEDVDMTVGYLQGTEIVKAVYLVLKNCPSVELKKKAKQLLSRWKTLYKSNCAQSVQVKKLVSVCVKEEIEHLDVVPREQLLSERRCEQEALDATSSKVLVPFQTVKNVVHNNAESSMNQLSSLEERHIDSEDSKPLVNEAGLQQDPMRALRCKCSDLLYKALADSAKDEQETDKWLELSKEIEEHIFALHAKNDKKYKNCIRSKISNLKNPKSCHLKHNLFSGTLSPKAFAEMTVMEMASNELKELRALYTESSVREHQLPQVVNGTQTNKIKCRRCEKFDCTVTMIARGTLFLPGWVRNTNPDEQMLTYVICNECGEQWYHSRWICF from the coding sequence GTTTAAAAATGTCTGACCTGAAAAATATTGTACACAGAACCCATTGTATTGAAAAGCTACTGTCTGAGAAGAATTTTGAAGATGTTGAGCATCATCTTAAAGAGCTTGAAGATGTTGATATGACTGTAGGGTATCTTCAGGGAACAGAAATTGTCAAGGCTGTATACCTAGTACTCAAGAACTGCCCTTCAGTGGagttgaaaaagaaagcaaagcagttaTTATCAAGGTGGAAAACACTTTACAAGAGTAACTGTGCTCAGTCAGTGCAAGTTAAAAAGTTGGTTTCTGTGTGCGTGAAAGAGGAAATTGAACATCTCGATGTGGTTCCCAGAGAGCAGTTGCTGTCTGAAAGACGGTGTGAACAGGAGGCATTAGATGCTACTAGTTCTAAAGTTTTGGTCCCCTTTCAAACTGTTAAAAATGTGGTACATAAcaatgcagaaagcagcatgaaTCAGCTTTCTTCACTTGAGGAACGACACATTGATAGTGAAGATTCTAAACCTCTTGTTAACGAAGCAGGTCTGCAGCAGGATCCAATGAGAGCTCTGAGGTGTAAATGTAGTGATCTTCTTTATAAAGCTTTGGCTGATTCCGCCAAAGATGAACAAGAAACGGATAAATGGCTAGAGCTATCTAAAGAAATTGAAGAACATATTTTTGCTCTTCATGctaaaaatgacaaaaagtATAAAAACTGCATCAGAAGCAAAATCTCTAACCTGAAGAACCCTAAAAGTTGCCACTTAAAACATAACCTTTTTTCAGGGACTTTGAGTCCAAAGGCTTTTGCTGAGATGACAGTGATGGAAATGGCCAGCAACGAACTGAAAGAGCTCAGGGCTTTGTACACAGAATCATCTGTTAGGGAACATCAGCTCCCACAAGTTGTTAATGGCACacagacaaacaaaataaagtgtAGGCGCTGTGAAAAATTTGACTGCACCGTCACTATGATCGCCAGGGGAACTCTCTTTCTTCCAGGTTGGGTGCGAAACACAAATCCAGATGAACAAATGTTAACTTATGTTATTTGTAATGAATGTGGAGAACAGTGGTATCACAGCAGATGGATTTGTTTTTAA
- the TCEANC gene encoding transcription elongation factor A N-terminal and central domain-containing protein isoform X2: MSDLKNIVHRTHCIEKLLSEKNFEDVEHHLKELEDVDMTVGYLQGTEIVKAVYLVLKNCPSVELKKKAKQLLSRWKTLYKSNCAQSVQVKKLVSVCVKEEIEHLDVVPREQLLSERRCEQEALDATSSKVLVPFQTVKNVVHNNAESSMNQLSSLEERHIDSEDSKPLVNEAGLQQDPMRALRCKCSDLLYKALADSAKDEQETDKWLELSKEIEEHIFALHAKNDKKYKNCIRSKISNLKNPKSCHLKHNLFSGTLSPKAFAEMTVMEMASNELKELRALYTESSVREHQLPQVVNGTQTNKIKCRRCEKFDCTVTMIARGTLFLPGWVRNTNPDEQMLTYVICNECGEQWYHSRWICF; this comes from the coding sequence ATGTCTGACCTGAAAAATATTGTACACAGAACCCATTGTATTGAAAAGCTACTGTCTGAGAAGAATTTTGAAGATGTTGAGCATCATCTTAAAGAGCTTGAAGATGTTGATATGACTGTAGGGTATCTTCAGGGAACAGAAATTGTCAAGGCTGTATACCTAGTACTCAAGAACTGCCCTTCAGTGGagttgaaaaagaaagcaaagcagttaTTATCAAGGTGGAAAACACTTTACAAGAGTAACTGTGCTCAGTCAGTGCAAGTTAAAAAGTTGGTTTCTGTGTGCGTGAAAGAGGAAATTGAACATCTCGATGTGGTTCCCAGAGAGCAGTTGCTGTCTGAAAGACGGTGTGAACAGGAGGCATTAGATGCTACTAGTTCTAAAGTTTTGGTCCCCTTTCAAACTGTTAAAAATGTGGTACATAAcaatgcagaaagcagcatgaaTCAGCTTTCTTCACTTGAGGAACGACACATTGATAGTGAAGATTCTAAACCTCTTGTTAACGAAGCAGGTCTGCAGCAGGATCCAATGAGAGCTCTGAGGTGTAAATGTAGTGATCTTCTTTATAAAGCTTTGGCTGATTCCGCCAAAGATGAACAAGAAACGGATAAATGGCTAGAGCTATCTAAAGAAATTGAAGAACATATTTTTGCTCTTCATGctaaaaatgacaaaaagtATAAAAACTGCATCAGAAGCAAAATCTCTAACCTGAAGAACCCTAAAAGTTGCCACTTAAAACATAACCTTTTTTCAGGGACTTTGAGTCCAAAGGCTTTTGCTGAGATGACAGTGATGGAAATGGCCAGCAACGAACTGAAAGAGCTCAGGGCTTTGTACACAGAATCATCTGTTAGGGAACATCAGCTCCCACAAGTTGTTAATGGCACacagacaaacaaaataaagtgtAGGCGCTGTGAAAAATTTGACTGCACCGTCACTATGATCGCCAGGGGAACTCTCTTTCTTCCAGGTTGGGTGCGAAACACAAATCCAGATGAACAAATGTTAACTTATGTTATTTGTAATGAATGTGGAGAACAGTGGTATCACAGCAGATGGATTTGTTTTTAA